In Microbacterium sp. SLBN-146, one genomic interval encodes:
- the lepB gene encoding signal peptidase I, with amino-acid sequence MTTVGSAPVPTRLARARLRGIVAVLAPVVLCVVAVMAFGVATVQHDSMAPTLRSGGVVVFDRWSEPSRGDIVLFVDRQGWSEGEGTMLVKRVVGLPGDVVVCCDSLTGRLLVNDEVLEEPYVDAARTGGGIPFHVIVPEGTVWVLGDNRTHSTDSRATLSTATRGAVARDALRGVVRVSW; translated from the coding sequence ATGACGACGGTCGGCAGCGCACCGGTGCCGACGCGCCTCGCCCGGGCCCGCCTGCGCGGAATCGTCGCTGTTCTCGCGCCGGTCGTCCTGTGCGTCGTCGCCGTGATGGCGTTCGGCGTCGCGACGGTTCAGCACGACTCGATGGCGCCGACGCTTCGCAGCGGAGGCGTCGTCGTCTTCGACCGGTGGAGCGAGCCGTCGCGCGGCGACATCGTCCTCTTCGTGGACCGCCAGGGCTGGTCGGAAGGTGAGGGCACGATGCTCGTCAAGCGCGTCGTGGGGCTTCCGGGCGATGTCGTCGTCTGCTGCGATTCGCTCACCGGACGTCTCCTCGTCAACGACGAAGTCCTCGAAGAGCCGTATGTCGACGCGGCACGGACGGGTGGCGGCATCCCCTTCCACGTCATCGTTCCCGAGGGGACCGTGTGGGTTCTCGGGGACAATCGGACGCACTCGACCGATTCCCGTGCGACCCTGTCGACCGCGACCCGCGGCGCGGTCGCGCGCGACGCTCTCCGCGGTGTCGTGCGCGTCTCCTGGTGA
- a CDS encoding molybdenum cofactor biosynthesis protein B has protein sequence MNALAVVVTVSDRSAAGDREDASGPVAVEALRAAGYACGDAVVVPDGADSVASALRAAIDSGASLVVTTGGTGVAPRDQTPEGSALVIEREVPGIAEELRRLGAAEKPGGMLSRGLAGVAGGTLIVNLPGSPRAVASGIPVVLSVATHVIEQLAGGDHA, from the coding sequence ATGAATGCACTCGCTGTCGTCGTGACCGTGTCGGACCGATCGGCGGCGGGTGATCGCGAGGATGCCAGCGGGCCCGTCGCCGTCGAGGCGCTGCGGGCCGCGGGGTACGCGTGCGGCGACGCGGTCGTCGTGCCGGACGGGGCGGACAGCGTCGCGTCGGCACTGCGAGCGGCTATCGACAGCGGAGCATCCCTCGTCGTGACGACCGGTGGAACAGGCGTCGCGCCGCGCGATCAGACGCCCGAAGGGTCGGCGCTCGTGATCGAGCGGGAGGTCCCCGGTATCGCCGAAGAGCTCCGGCGACTCGGAGCCGCCGAGAAACCCGGTGGCATGCTGTCCCGCGGTCTCGCGGGGGTCGCGGGCGGTACGCTCATCGTCAACCTCCCCGGCTCGCCGCGGGCCGTGGCATCCGGCATCCCCGTCGTGCTGTCCGTCGCGACGCATGTCATCGAGCAGCTGGCGGGCGGTGATCACGCATGA
- a CDS encoding MoaD/ThiS family protein: MARVRYFAAAAEFAGRSEETRTEATLGDLRTALTAERPALGGILPRCAVLVGGARVDDTTALGSDVLVDVLPPFAGG, encoded by the coding sequence ATGGCGCGCGTCAGATACTTCGCAGCCGCGGCGGAGTTCGCCGGTCGGTCGGAAGAGACCCGCACGGAGGCGACCCTCGGCGATCTCCGCACCGCCCTCACGGCGGAGCGGCCCGCGCTCGGCGGCATCCTTCCGCGCTGCGCCGTGCTCGTGGGCGGCGCACGCGTCGATGACACGACGGCGCTGGGCAGCGACGTCCTCGTCGACGTCTTGCCCCCGTTCGCGGGCGGTTGA
- a CDS encoding FdhF/YdeP family oxidoreductase codes for MATKPPASDIDETRLRVTEPKRVAVGLPGVVHALQISREQMGVVRSVETLARVNQKDGFDCPGCAWPEEDKRHIAEFCENGAKAVAEEATLRRVGPDFFARHPVAELAGHDDWWLGQQGRLRHPMVLDEGASHYRPIEWDDALRLIADEIRGLDDPDDAVFYTSGRTSNEAAFLYQLLVRGIGTNNLPDCSNMCHESSGSALTETIGIGKGTVSLDDIHDAELLIIAGQNPGTNHPRMLTALEKAKQRGAKIIAVNPLPEAGLVRFENPQTVRGMLLGGTTLADEFVQIRLGGDQALFQAIGAHLIEHDALDHDFIAQHTSGFDEYRRAMADAAWPDFVEATGLPEERLRAIAEMVRASKATIVCWAMGLTQHKHSVATLRDVVNVLLLRGDIGRPGAGVCPVRGHSNVQGDRTVGIYEKPSEAFLQALDREFAFDAPRPHGFDTVAAIRAMRDGRVRFFMGMGGNFVSATPDTAVVEEGMRNVGLTVQVSTKLNRSHVVTGRRALILPTLGRTDRDRRGGIEQRVTVEDSMGAVHASRGRLAPPSEGLLSEVAIVARLCGLLFGDAADGSTRRSVPQADWDAMEQDYAIIRGHIEKVVPGFEDYEQRVAKGATLRLPNGPRDARRFATVDGRARFTANELEFPRIPEGRLLLQTLRSHDQYNTTIYGKDDRYRGIHGGRRVVLVNPDDIRALGFVDGDIVDLVSEWTDAEGCLEERRADAFRIVSYATPRGNAAAYYPETNVLVPLDSVADASGTPTSKSILIRLTRRP; via the coding sequence ATGGCGACGAAGCCCCCGGCATCCGATATCGACGAGACGCGGCTCCGCGTCACCGAACCGAAGCGTGTCGCGGTCGGACTCCCCGGCGTCGTCCACGCGCTGCAGATCTCGCGCGAGCAGATGGGGGTCGTCCGCTCGGTCGAGACGCTCGCTCGCGTCAACCAGAAGGACGGCTTCGACTGCCCGGGGTGCGCGTGGCCCGAAGAGGACAAGCGCCACATCGCGGAGTTCTGCGAGAACGGCGCGAAAGCCGTCGCGGAGGAGGCGACGCTCCGGCGCGTGGGGCCCGACTTCTTCGCGCGGCATCCCGTCGCCGAACTCGCGGGACACGACGACTGGTGGCTCGGTCAGCAGGGTCGTCTGAGGCATCCCATGGTGCTCGATGAGGGAGCATCCCACTACCGTCCGATCGAGTGGGACGATGCGCTGCGCCTCATCGCGGACGAGATCCGCGGGCTCGACGATCCGGACGACGCGGTCTTCTATACATCGGGTCGCACCTCGAACGAGGCGGCGTTCCTCTACCAGCTGCTCGTCCGCGGGATCGGCACGAACAACCTCCCCGACTGCTCGAACATGTGCCATGAGTCCAGCGGCTCGGCCCTCACCGAGACGATCGGCATCGGCAAGGGAACGGTCTCGCTCGACGACATCCACGATGCCGAGCTGCTGATCATCGCGGGACAGAACCCGGGAACCAACCACCCGCGCATGCTGACGGCTCTCGAGAAGGCGAAGCAGCGCGGGGCGAAGATCATCGCGGTCAACCCGCTCCCCGAAGCGGGGCTCGTACGCTTCGAGAACCCGCAGACCGTGCGAGGGATGCTGCTCGGTGGCACGACGCTCGCCGACGAGTTCGTGCAAATCCGCCTCGGCGGCGACCAGGCGCTCTTCCAGGCGATCGGGGCGCATCTCATCGAGCACGATGCCCTCGACCACGACTTCATCGCGCAGCACACGAGCGGGTTCGACGAGTATCGGCGGGCGATGGCGGATGCCGCGTGGCCCGACTTCGTCGAGGCGACGGGGCTCCCCGAGGAGCGGTTGCGCGCGATCGCCGAGATGGTGCGGGCATCGAAGGCGACGATCGTCTGCTGGGCGATGGGTCTCACGCAGCACAAGCACTCCGTCGCGACGCTGCGGGACGTCGTGAACGTCCTCCTCCTCCGGGGTGACATCGGTCGGCCGGGCGCGGGCGTGTGTCCCGTCCGCGGTCACTCCAACGTGCAGGGCGACCGCACGGTCGGGATCTACGAGAAGCCGTCCGAAGCATTCCTCCAGGCGCTCGACCGCGAGTTCGCCTTCGATGCACCCCGCCCGCACGGCTTCGACACCGTCGCGGCGATCCGTGCGATGCGCGATGGTCGCGTGCGGTTCTTCATGGGGATGGGGGGCAACTTCGTCTCGGCGACGCCCGACACCGCCGTCGTCGAGGAGGGGATGCGGAACGTCGGCCTGACCGTCCAGGTGTCGACGAAGCTCAACCGCTCGCACGTCGTCACGGGGCGGAGGGCGCTCATCCTCCCGACACTCGGCCGCACCGATCGGGACCGTCGCGGCGGCATCGAACAGCGCGTGACCGTCGAGGACTCGATGGGGGCCGTGCACGCCTCACGTGGTCGACTGGCTCCGCCGTCCGAGGGGCTGCTCAGCGAGGTCGCGATCGTCGCGCGGCTCTGCGGGCTGTTGTTCGGGGATGCCGCGGATGGGTCGACGAGGCGGTCCGTCCCGCAGGCCGACTGGGACGCGATGGAGCAGGACTACGCGATCATCCGTGGACACATCGAGAAGGTCGTGCCGGGATTCGAGGACTACGAACAGCGCGTCGCCAAGGGCGCGACGCTGCGCCTTCCCAACGGGCCGCGGGATGCCCGACGGTTCGCGACGGTAGACGGAAGGGCTCGGTTCACAGCGAATGAGCTGGAGTTCCCCCGCATCCCCGAGGGGCGACTCCTGCTGCAGACGCTCCGCTCGCACGATCAGTACAACACGACGATCTACGGCAAGGACGACCGGTACCGCGGCATCCACGGCGGGAGGCGCGTCGTGCTCGTGAATCCCGACGATATCCGTGCGCTCGGATTCGTCGACGGCGACATCGTCGACCTCGTCTCGGAGTGGACGGATGCCGAGGGGTGCCTCGAGGAGCGCCGCGCCGATGCGTTCCGGATCGTCTCGTACGCGACACCGCGCGGCAACGCCGCCGCGTATTACCCCGAGACCAACGTCCTCGTGCCTCTCGACTCGGTCGCCGACGCGAGCGGCACCCCGACGTCGAAGTCGATCCTCATCCGCCTCACCCGCCGCCCCTGA
- a CDS encoding NTP transferase domain-containing protein, whose product MTTDGLGAVLLAGGRATRLQGATKALIDVGGRTLLATAVTAAVDVGAAPVTVVGPVLDAALPVTWVREDPPFAGPAAAIVAALESWPAETTPEWTLLLACDLPAASAAVRRLTSDLPLLPADSDGVCLADSSSRPQWLVGVYRTRALRTAASALPDAGRDAPVRAILDDLAITVIAVDDDLIHDVDTWEDLTRARSLHEGGTMTSSRTLPPEALDAWEAALRSHFDLDTADLPVALILDLARDVATEVARPAAPFSAFVAGLVAGRAGATPADTEAAVAAIRALAKEWTA is encoded by the coding sequence ATGACGACGGACGGGCTGGGCGCGGTCCTCCTCGCGGGTGGTCGTGCGACGCGCCTGCAGGGCGCGACGAAGGCGCTCATCGACGTCGGCGGCCGGACGCTCCTCGCGACGGCCGTGACCGCTGCGGTCGATGTGGGAGCCGCCCCCGTGACGGTCGTCGGCCCCGTGCTGGATGCTGCGCTCCCCGTGACCTGGGTGCGCGAGGACCCTCCGTTCGCCGGACCCGCCGCCGCGATCGTCGCCGCGCTGGAGTCGTGGCCCGCCGAGACGACCCCGGAGTGGACGCTGCTCCTGGCGTGCGACCTCCCCGCTGCGTCCGCAGCCGTGCGGCGCCTCACGTCCGACCTTCCCCTCCTGCCCGCCGACAGCGACGGCGTGTGCCTCGCCGACAGCTCATCGCGACCGCAGTGGCTCGTCGGCGTCTACCGCACGCGCGCGCTGCGGACAGCGGCATCCGCTCTTCCCGACGCGGGCCGCGATGCTCCGGTTCGCGCCATCCTGGATGACCTCGCGATCACGGTGATCGCCGTCGACGACGACCTCATCCACGACGTCGACACGTGGGAGGATCTGACACGGGCACGCTCGCTCCACGAAGGAGGCACCATGACGTCGTCTCGCACGCTCCCGCCCGAAGCGCTCGACGCGTGGGAAGCCGCCCTCCGCTCGCACTTCGATCTCGACACCGCCGACCTCCCCGTCGCCCTCATCCTCGACCTCGCGCGCGATGTGGCGACCGAGGTCGCGCGTCCTGCTGCCCCGTTCAGCGCGTTCGTCGCCGGTCTCGTCGCGGGCCGTGCGGGAGCCACGCCCGCCGACACGGAGGCTGCCGTCGCGGCGATCCGTGCGCTCGCGAAGGAGTGGACCGCCTGA
- a CDS encoding DUF305 domain-containing protein, which yields MRSRIAVIGVVVAALTLAGGAGAIVVAGSTDVPSQPVAAATAGGAAATAFPSIEDHCYIEGMIPHHEQALVLSESVLAADGVRERTRALADFIIGDQSAEIGTMRAWQQAWAKAIPTDATASSGHAAHDAPAGTIPTGCGGHAHGEMKGMASPEQLAALAAADGAEADRLFLELMIVHHEGALDMATSAVTNGSNAFVRSSAKHVLVEQEREITAMTSLVAELP from the coding sequence ATGCGCAGCAGGATCGCCGTCATCGGTGTCGTCGTGGCAGCGCTCACTCTCGCCGGCGGTGCCGGAGCGATCGTCGTTGCGGGGTCGACGGACGTACCGTCGCAGCCTGTTGCGGCGGCGACGGCCGGCGGCGCAGCCGCGACCGCGTTCCCCTCGATCGAGGACCACTGCTACATCGAGGGCATGATCCCGCACCACGAGCAGGCGCTCGTGCTCAGCGAATCGGTCCTCGCCGCCGACGGCGTGCGGGAACGGACTCGTGCGCTCGCCGACTTCATCATCGGCGATCAGAGCGCCGAGATCGGCACGATGCGGGCATGGCAGCAGGCGTGGGCGAAGGCGATCCCGACGGATGCCACGGCGTCGAGCGGCCACGCGGCGCACGACGCGCCCGCCGGAACGATTCCGACCGGGTGCGGCGGTCACGCGCACGGCGAGATGAAGGGCATGGCGAGTCCCGAGCAGCTCGCGGCCCTCGCGGCAGCGGACGGCGCCGAGGCGGATCGCCTCTTCCTCGAGCTCATGATCGTGCACCACGAGGGGGCCCTCGACATGGCGACCTCCGCGGTGACGAACGGCTCGAACGCCTTCGTGCGGTCGTCGGCGAAGCACGTCCTCGTCGAACAGGAGCGCGAGATCACCGCGATGACCAGCCTCGTGGCGGAACTTCCATGA
- the moaC gene encoding cyclic pyranopterin monophosphate synthase MoaC: MSFTHLDAAGHARMVDVTDKQPTVRSATARGFVRCAADVVAALRDGTVPKGDVLAVARISGIQAAKRTPDLLPLAHVIGVHGATVDLAVVDDGVEIEATVRTADRTGVEMEALTAVTVAGLAIVDMVKALDKGTSIEAVRIVRKTGGKSGDWVRAGE; this comes from the coding sequence ATGAGCTTCACGCATCTGGATGCCGCGGGTCACGCCCGGATGGTCGACGTCACGGACAAGCAGCCGACCGTGCGCTCCGCGACGGCGCGCGGGTTCGTGCGCTGCGCGGCGGACGTCGTCGCGGCGCTCCGCGACGGCACGGTGCCCAAGGGCGACGTCCTCGCGGTCGCCCGCATCTCGGGCATCCAGGCGGCGAAGCGCACACCCGACCTCCTCCCCCTCGCCCACGTCATCGGGGTGCACGGAGCCACGGTCGACCTCGCGGTCGTCGACGACGGCGTCGAGATCGAGGCGACGGTCCGCACGGCCGACCGGACGGGCGTCGAGATGGAGGCGCTGACCGCTGTCACGGTCGCCGGTCTCGCGATCGTCGACATGGTCAAGGCGCTCGACAAGGGCACCTCGATCGAGGCGGTCCGCATCGTACGCAAGACCGGCGGCAAGAGCGGCGACTGGGTGCGCGCGGGCGAATGA
- a CDS encoding SDR family oxidoreductase: MEDLTSPTGREPELRAVPRADGTAPRALVIGATGYIGGRLVPRLLAAGYRVRVLARDPARVATFAWGEDVEVVEGAAADADAVSTAVSDVDVLFYLVHSMGAGKGFEEADRRAARTVADAAASAGVGRIVYLGGLHPDDARLSAHLRSRVEVGEVFLDGPTPTLVLQAGVVIGSGSASFEMVRHLTEVLPYMPAPKWVRNHIQPIAVRDVLHYLLGAARVEASVNRAVDIGGPDVLRYGQMMNGYAVEAGLPQRAIAALPVLTPKLASLWVNLVTPIPAAVARPLVESLQNECVVKDHDVDALIPRPADGLTPYRQSVRLALGREESDTIETSWRDGEVLGVPSDPLPSDPEWSGRLAFTDARTAHTTAPPAALWRVVEGIGGENGWYSSPVLWAIRGWMDRLVGGIGLARGRRSRARLGVGDALDFWRVEALEPGSLLRLRAEMKVPGGAWLEMRVTPEESGSRYDQRAVFFPRGLAGRLYWFAVLPFHGFIFAGMASRIAAAAEGIAAGGDPSDADTEPGDVEVESIDESSSDTARQVVGESA, from the coding sequence ATGGAAGATCTCACTTCGCCTACCGGGCGCGAACCAGAACTCCGCGCCGTGCCTCGGGCCGACGGCACCGCTCCTCGCGCACTCGTGATCGGCGCGACGGGATACATCGGCGGACGCCTCGTGCCGCGCCTTCTCGCCGCGGGCTACCGCGTGCGCGTGCTCGCTCGCGACCCTGCGCGCGTCGCGACGTTCGCGTGGGGAGAAGACGTCGAGGTCGTCGAGGGTGCGGCCGCCGACGCGGATGCCGTGTCCACCGCCGTGAGCGATGTCGACGTCCTGTTCTACCTCGTGCACTCGATGGGCGCGGGGAAGGGGTTCGAAGAAGCGGACCGCCGTGCAGCACGGACGGTCGCGGATGCCGCAGCCTCGGCCGGCGTGGGGAGGATCGTCTACCTCGGCGGCCTCCACCCCGACGACGCGCGGCTCTCGGCCCATCTGCGATCGCGCGTCGAAGTCGGCGAGGTGTTCCTCGACGGACCGACTCCGACGCTCGTGCTGCAGGCGGGCGTCGTCATCGGGTCGGGTTCCGCGTCGTTCGAGATGGTGCGGCACTTGACCGAGGTGCTTCCGTACATGCCGGCCCCGAAGTGGGTCCGCAATCACATCCAGCCGATCGCCGTGCGCGACGTGCTGCACTACCTCCTCGGCGCGGCGCGTGTCGAGGCATCCGTCAATCGCGCCGTCGACATCGGTGGTCCGGACGTCCTCCGATACGGCCAGATGATGAACGGCTACGCCGTCGAGGCGGGGCTTCCCCAACGTGCCATCGCGGCGCTGCCCGTGCTGACGCCGAAGCTCGCGTCGCTATGGGTGAACCTCGTCACCCCGATTCCCGCCGCTGTCGCGCGCCCCCTCGTGGAGTCGCTGCAGAACGAGTGCGTCGTGAAGGACCACGACGTCGATGCCCTCATCCCGCGACCCGCCGACGGTCTCACGCCCTATCGGCAGTCGGTACGCCTCGCGCTGGGTCGCGAGGAGAGCGACACGATCGAGACGAGCTGGCGCGACGGCGAAGTGCTCGGCGTTCCGAGCGACCCGCTGCCGAGCGACCCCGAGTGGTCGGGGCGCCTGGCGTTCACCGATGCGCGCACGGCGCACACGACGGCTCCGCCTGCCGCGCTGTGGCGCGTCGTCGAGGGGATCGGGGGCGAGAACGGCTGGTACTCCTCGCCGGTTCTGTGGGCCATCCGCGGATGGATGGACCGCCTCGTCGGTGGCATCGGCCTCGCGCGCGGCCGCCGCAGCCGCGCGCGACTGGGCGTCGGCGATGCCCTGGACTTCTGGCGCGTCGAGGCCCTCGAGCCCGGGTCGCTCCTGAGGCTCCGCGCCGAGATGAAGGTCCCGGGTGGCGCGTGGCTGGAGATGCGCGTCACGCCGGAGGAAAGCGGATCCCGCTACGACCAGCGCGCCGTCTTCTTTCCGCGTGGCCTCGCCGGAAGGCTCTACTGGTTCGCCGTCCTGCCCTTCCACGGCTTCATCTTCGCGGGTATGGCGAGCCGCATCGCCGCCGCCGCGGAAGGCATCGCCGCCGGGGGCGACCCTTCGGACGCAGACACCGAACCCGGCGACGTCGAGGTCGAGTCGATCGACGAGTCGAGCTCCGACACGGCGCGGCAGGTCGTCGGCGAGAGCGCATAG
- a CDS encoding molybdenum cofactor biosynthesis protein MoaE — protein MSGVRLARLSGEPLDIAAHLDAVDDASAGAVTTFVGRVRDHDPDAATAVVALEYSAHPDAEETLHGIASRCIGDTDAIVAVSHRTGRLAVGDIAVAIAVASSHRAEAFAVCRDVIETIKQELPVWKRQIESDGTTAWKGIGG, from the coding sequence ATGAGCGGCGTCCGGCTCGCTCGACTGAGCGGTGAGCCCCTCGACATCGCCGCGCATCTCGACGCCGTCGACGACGCCTCGGCGGGCGCCGTCACGACCTTCGTCGGACGCGTGCGGGACCACGATCCGGATGCCGCGACGGCCGTCGTCGCTCTCGAGTACTCCGCGCACCCCGACGCCGAAGAGACGCTCCACGGGATCGCGTCTCGCTGCATCGGCGACACCGACGCGATCGTCGCGGTGTCGCATCGCACGGGACGCCTCGCCGTCGGGGACATCGCCGTCGCGATCGCCGTCGCGTCGTCGCATCGGGCCGAGGCGTTCGCCGTGTGCCGCGACGTCATCGAGACGATCAAGCAGGAGCTCCCCGTGTGGAAGCGTCAGATCGAGTCCGACGGCACGACGGCCTGGAAGGGCATCGGGGGCTGA